Below is a genomic region from Argiope bruennichi chromosome 3, qqArgBrue1.1, whole genome shotgun sequence.
tgttgaattcattttgtattGATTCTCTGTTAAGCTTttgtattgcaatatttattagaatCTGTTGCATTAATTCGTTACTAtctagtttcaataaaaaaaatttgaagtttttatttataatatctaaaaacttTACATTTCTGAAACTTTTAGAAGATTCAACAGatagttttacaaaatttaaaatattcaaaatatgacaagtaaatgttaattcttaaatcttttaataaaaacatcttttaaagagttaattgaaatttctgaagtttcaataaattttgctttGTCTTTTAGAGcagaatgcaaataaaatattttctggttattATTTAGGgaagaattattcattattaaggtatcaaattgtttctaaaaatgaCTACAGTTCTCAGTTCAaccattaaattttgataattttatttcaggttAATTAGCAGATTAAGGATTTGGAtgtttatttgatgaaacattattAACTCTTCTATTTAATTCTATCTTTTATAAGCTTATCTTGATGTTTTCTagtttttttcagtattttttcaaatttagagatCTCTATCTGATCATTGTTCTTCATTGAGCACATTATAACATTCCAGTTTCAAAGTTTCCACATTTATCAATATATCATATGCAATACTTAAGTTCACTTTCAAATCCAACTTTTCGGCATGCgactttttcaaagaattttgaagttgatgatttttgttttcaggttataaattctatgattaaatatttttgcaattataaatctgcctttacaaattttcaacaaagaattctttttcacCAATACTTCTTTGGCTGCATATCCAGTACTACTACAGGGTTCCCATGGACCTTAGAAGGACCACAATTTCTTACTTCAaagtccttttatttttattaaaattttccttgatGCCTTAATTTTCCCCACACTTGTACTCGTGgactaaaaatttatgaaaatgaaaattggttTATCTATGGTGTAGAATCTCTTCAGACAGTACCATCATCCTTAAGTTATATGCagttttcaagaaatgtttttctcAGATGCCAATATAAAAGGGTTTTGAAGTATATTACTtcacatttttcatataatttctgcATGGGCATGTGTAATTtgttgaaagaaatgttttctgactgtaaaaattcaaaaacctttaCTTGTGGaccaaaaatatattcattttattttttcattttctttggaatttttccatattatatttCACTGTTATGTAATCTATtaagtaatattgaaaattatatttgcttaatGATTCATCAACTAACAAAGTCTCTATAAGGTAAAGAAATAGACCTACTAGTAAGGTTCTAGAATTCAAAGGACCTCCAAAAATTGAAGCaagatatttaacttttaatattatgggTCATTCTGTAATAGAAAAAGTcactttaaaagcatttattgatGCCATAAAAGAGTTATATCTGAGAAAAGGTGATACCAATTTTAATGAATGGACAACAGCTAATTGAAAATTCTCTTTCCTGATCCAAGAACAAATCATAGATGAGTTCTATACTTGCTAAATATAGATAGCTGttgtttgcatattttaaatactacatTTAAAGTAGGAAATGAAGAAGCTGAATAGAATTTGGTCATTCCATTTACTGCTCTTTATTGGTTGTTTAAAGATTCCCTAATACATAAagaagattaattaatatttcttgccatgcaaattttacttttatagtgACTGGAAAACATAATAATATCGGAAAGAGCATTAGAAATTTggggtattattaaaaaaaaaaaaaaaactgcattcaaAGCATTAAAAAGAGGTAATTTCCAAAACCTGACTGTAAACTGGATTTTACAACATTATTGGCTATTAAAGataatttgatcaaaataatggtgctattttttttatcagtctagtaaaaatttttagttgCTATTTGCTGAAGATCTAAATATCTGATCCTCATAActgttatgataaaaaaaattttggaaatcatgaataatgtttataaattttcaaactttaactATGAAGACATTTCTGTTCTTCCCGCTCTTTCTAAGACAAACCTTGTGTTTCTTGGAGataggattttaaaattcttaatatttctgaagaaatttttttatttaaaattacaatacaaaGTATTTACTTTGaagattctaaaaaatattttagaaaaaattgccAATTAATTTCAGAAGTGCTTATGTTCCattcatccaaaaaaaaaaaaaaaaagctttaactaCTTATAATTGTCAGAACAAATTGAAAAGTGGaaatacattttggaaaagaaattaatgcaattaaatttaattattttctaaataaaatagtaataccaaattcttgaaaatttgtatttatatttttttttcttttaaaattttagttttattattatgtattttgataataaatatttattttggatggaaacaaattaaaaaagatattaattaagaatatttgtaaattttgaattgaataaaagttattagaaaagaaaaaaaaattcttagccaggttcgaaccctgaccttccgtatacgagacggttacctagacaaccatgccattgGGATCATCGGGACGGGAGTCGacttatcagtatataagctttaccaaaagtttgaggacagTTTTCTCGAAATTGACGGGCCATTGcgttctaaatgtatactatcattatactaaatctcatccggATCTCAGATTCAACCCCATACCCTTCCCTTGTTAGACTACAACTCTAATGAAAGCATGAACaatattcattcttttgaaaaattattcatagtcaataaattttcaaaatgtaaaattatatgttttctttattgtttaattttttttatcgagaaaaagtaaaaatctagatggaaatttcatgtttaactatatttgttacaaacttgttaaattaattgtacatcaaattgtcttaaaaatagtgaaaatagccttaaaaaggatttaaatactTAGGGAGAAGAAAATAGTATGGCCATTGTACTTTGTTGGGTGTTAAATAATTAGCGGATAGTATTTTAACTCGAAAAATTTTAGTTGTCAACATAAATTAgctgttatttttgttttgtttgatacCGACAAAATCAAGACAATGGATCAATACAACTATTTACTATGATTTCTTGTAACCAACATTAAAGGACAAGTTGAAagttactttaattttcaaattatttagtaatatttcaataatatttgttgATAACAAAACAGCATCTTATActgtaaatatttctcttaaaatgtaTCTTCCTTTTCAAAGTTCTGTGCATGATTTCCTGTGACAGCCCACTCCCCATCAAATTATTTCCCTTGCTCGTTTTTTCTTGTAAATGCATACAATATATATTCAggcatttaaacaattataatatttaatttttccgtcctaatgctttttttttaatgtttcttttcagAACAAGTCTTTTGTTTCACACACTCTGGTAAAACCTGATTATAGCAACACATTTTCAGTTTATGCTGATGAATGTCTCCAGTATCATGAATCTCAAACATCATCTGCTGTACCATATAAAATTTctcatcataatttaaagaataatgacATCGATAAACTTCATGCACCACTAGCACTGCCATCGTCCCAAAATACtgtgaaatggaatgaaaaatcaGATACTgagaataagaaagaaatttcccAAGGGCCTTCTGTAAATAATACCAAACTAAaggattttttaagaaattctcaaCATGATGATTCAGTGATTAGAAATGCTGCCCGTTGTGGAAAGAAAACATCAGATACTTATTTAGAGCAAAAGATCAGAGGTAAACCATCACTTGAGGATCTGACACACAGAATGGCTGAAATATTGTCAGAAGATGaaccttttaaagaaaattggcACCATGAGGATGTTATTAACACAAATGCTGGCGCTACTGCTCCTATACTTGATAGCATTCCGCCTAGTGCAAAAGATTCGCTAGAAGAACTTTACTTTTCTGATgaagatgaaaatgaatttgatattgaaGAATACAAACTTGGAAACGTAGAAATCAAATTTCCAGTAAATGAACATACacataatattcatattaataattcttatattcaaGAGCTACCATCTGAATGTTTTGTGAATAATTTGCAGGGTTTGGAACTAACTAAGAACAGCAGTGATAAAATTGTCCGTCAGCCCTACgaagaaatagagaaaattcCAAGTGAAGAACAAAAGGTTACGTTTGATCAGAGAGAAAAACACGAATTGAAGGAAATAGAGTCTGTAGATCATACAAAAGATTTTGTACAAAAACTGCCAAATTCTGAAGGGGAATGGCAAGATACTACAGAACAAGTTGTAGAATATTTACCTGTTGCATATAAAAGACCTCCTCTTAAAGAAcatgttaataaaatgaaaccacaaaaagaaaagaaaaaggcgaaaaaagggaaaataaacaTACCTTTAGAagatttatttcagaaagaaGAAACTGACAGATTTAAAATTCCTGAGGttgatgaattttatgaaaatctagTTCGTCAAGGAAAGTGTAAACCACGTAATCAGGTGGCTAATAGGGATGAATATCCTTTCGTAAACCTTTCAGAAAAGCTGATAACTAATTCCATTGAATTTTCGACTAAAAACTCTCCGGATAAATTGCAACATTTATTTTGGGATTCTGCGCAAGTGAACCTGAGTAATGAACCTCAATTCATTTCGCCAGATAAATGTATAAGAAAGGAGGAAAAAGGTGAAAAGCATGAATTAGATGTTTCATTAGATACACTAATTATTGATAACATACCTTTAAATGTATCGAAAGAAAACATTGAAAGTTTCGTTTTGGGATTTGGAGAACTGAAAAACCTGACTATCGAACACTGTGGAAAGTTTCAAAGAGCTAAATTACAGTAAGTCActgtttaaaattctgttttgcaAATGAATcattgataaatttgataattatcttttttcagTCGTtgtatttaagaatatttgagAAATCTTTTCTATCAATGAAAAGATTAACAAATATATACGCTTTAAATCTGGCTATATCATTCTTAACAATGACTCTGCACTAATCAGACTTTTAACTATTCATTCCtaataaatgatttcaatacCGGGAAGTTTGGCTAATTTGAATCATTGGGGTCacagtaaaaatttgatttattcagaAATGCGAATTAAGAAAGACTGAgtctaaaaacaaaaacaacaagaaaaagtGACGATTTTTAAcctaaaaattaaagtaaaaaaatttcaaatgttgaaacttttaaataaataacatatgaaGTTTaggcaatttaaataaattgaagaataataattatatattaaaattagatttatttaaaattaattttgaaaataatatttctttaaaaactgcaaaagattttattaagtGAACAGAATTTTGAATCCAACATTTGTGcagtgaaattcaaaatgaatagtGTAATTTGCATTTAATGTGTCCAACATGTTTAAGAAGTAGAACCTAAAGAAAGCATTTCTTACTACTTTCTTCAAAAACTAACATATCTTTTGCATCTAATCTTGTTGGAAATTCAACGGACATAACGTAGCAAATTGcgatagaaaacaaaaatatgtgaAACATGGGGGGGAGGATTTATGTTATATAGAAATTACCTTTCATATTATAGTgagtaaataacatatttatgtCCATCAAAGTTCAATTCTATAGAAAATTTCGGTGGACAGAGACTGTAGAATGTATTTATttgagaaactttttttaaaatttattttttactttatgtagAATGGACGCCATATGTGATGTTGACTGGATCATTGATTGCCTAAATGACAGCCAACCTTTTGGAAGTAAGAATCTACAATTTCTTCAGTTTTATCCTAATCAACactaaatgtgattattgaattTACCTTggaatattattaatcatattaataagcAGCTATTATCTTGAAATaattgatagaaataattaatttcttaaaaataatctttggttattttatcttaaatttcagcaaaaaaatagtAACATCCttgcataatttgatttttttgtttcgCGCCTGGTGATCATAAGTGTTTTAGCCAGGGTTAATGGTGCCATGGGCATAGCATTGTTTTCGCCCTCTCaacatttgaattcaaaaatgagcataaatactctaatattttGTCTCTTCCATCCTCTAAAAAAAGTATCTATGCACCTTCGTTCCTCGTTCTCTACACCTCTACTAGAAAAAGACATTTATCATcgattagaatttaaattatgcgAAAGTGGATGTTTctgacaatttttaaacaaattgaattCAATAGGCTATTACTAAGAGTTTTTGTTTGATTCAAGATTCGATTACTCTTCTATTTTGAGCTTCTGGAACTGAAATCAATTTGACATTCCAGATTTTGAGAAATTGAGGTTATGTCGTGTGAGGGCTTCATTCTTTCCAAAAGggctaaaattgtgtttttaaagttattggaATCGTAACATGCGAAAGCAATATTGTGGTTAAGAAAAATTGCCCTTAGGCAGCGTTTTTTTACGTTCTTAAAGCTTTTAGAATCTTGAAACGAGAACTTTTTATGCTCATATATGCCTCCTTACAATTACAATAGCATTAAgaattagattattaattatataagaaagtaatatGATTCAGATCTGGTGAGTGATATTAAAATGATCGAATTTTCTGATCTTTCAGCAAAACGCTTTAAATTGCGGAAAGCGAGACTGATACAAATAATCCAAAATTTAGCCAGTTTCACTTATCCGGGATGTCTGATGACTGTTACTTATGTGATTGATACTTTGAGCTAATACTGTTGGAAGTTAGATGTCGTGAATCTTTTCTGTATAATTATTGTTCTAATTAAATTCTGCGATCatattcttttctgttaaaattggcattttttttttctgaaaattgaatctgattaattttttatcgaactttttacttataaataaaaatacaaataaaaacttaaGGAGCCATTTTTGTTTCCAAGTCTTGTAATCCGAGTCATTTGGCGACTTGTAGTATTCAAGATACTAAATGAATATTTGACTCGTTTCACACtcttaatttaaagttattaaaactgATTACTTATTTCTACATCTATTTGAGAGTAAATTTTTAAGTGTTATCTCTTCATGAATCATGCAAAATTTTCACATGTTTGGGAGGGAAgtatcattttttgtaaaatatctgcTTCAGAATAGAAGAGATCTTTGTTCGAAACTAAATTCACTGATTTGCCGTGTATAGAAATCTTTTCTGGCCACTAAAATTGAAGCACCATGAAggaaagcaaatacaaaaaaataaaagacatgaagacaaaatgattaaatttgtaagCTGGTTTACAGGGTTGGAAAATTAGTAGAAACACCTATCACCCCTGGCAGCTAAAATGGCCTTTACCCAGTTAGGCATGGAGTGGATTTGTGCTTGGATGACAGAAATGTGCAATTCATTCCATGCTGTTTCAAGTCTATGTCACTCTACATCAACCGTATTAGCTAGAGAGGGATGGCTGGCCAGCCTCTCAGCAACCCATGGTCAGATGTTTTCAGTGAATGATAGATCTGGAGACCGTGCTGGCCAGGACAACAATCGAATACACTGTGTATTGAAGAAGGTCAGAACATGATGTGCAACAAGTTATCTTACATTATCTTGTTGGAAGATGGCGTTGGGTAAGCCTCCAAGATAAGGCACAATCATTGAACGTGAGATATCCAAAATGTACCGATCTATGGTCAAATTACCGGCGATCCGAACTAGAGATGTGCGTGTGATGTACCCAGTTGGTGCTCAAACTATCACACCAGATCAGGACCCCTATGCCGATATCGAATGTAAGCAGGTGACATGCGGTCTCCTTGGAGCCTCCACACAAATGTACAGCTATCAGAATTGAACGCACAGAACCGGGATTCTTTAGAAAAGACGACATTGTGCCATTCTTTTATCCAGCTTTGTCGATCGGTGCACCAAAGTTGCCGTCTCTCTCTTTGCTGCATTATCAAGGGAAGCCAAAGTAATGGTCGCCGTGGTGCTAGTCTATGCTCTTGTAAATGTCGGCGCACCGTACGAGCGGATACTGAACGTGCAGCAAACATGTCTATTTCCTGATAATGGCCCATGATGTAGCTGTGCGGTTTTTCAGGACCGACTTCACAATATAAATATATCCTCTCAGGTGTTAGTCATTGGAGGCCGTTAAGATCCTGCATGCCGTTCAGTTAGATCCTCGTCAATCCATTGATTCCATATTCGGATGACAGTGCTTGGATTTCGACTAGTGAGATGAACGCTATCAAGAAATGATAATGTACATTCTTGGTAGGCAATGATCCCACCACTATAGAATTCTGACTCTCGCTGGTACGCATTTCTTCTTATTCGAAACAACGCGATATTCTGTGCAAACTCCAACTTTACAAAGCGCTTTCCGAATGAGAAATCCAgtcacaattttctttttttgcagtGCTTCAGATGTCGCTTCTCCTTCTTGCGTCGTCTAAATGCGCTGAAACACTAATCATAtgcatatttctattttctatctCATGTTTCTAGCTCCTTTCATGTGATTTTCACGTTCGTCAAAGCATTCCTTCCTGGTGTTGTAATTTCATTGGCCAGCAATGTACATATTTATACCGATTGCgttaagatatatataaagtaCACATTTATATAAGTTATGCCAAATCTCACTTTGAGGCACTCTTTACTTCTTGCTGATGTGATTTTGTAGAGGGAATGCCAGCAGAGATTTCATCCAGTCACAtgactactttaaaaaaattagatggtTGATTCCCAGATTACCttgtttcaaaactaaaataattaatatattattggaagggattaaaaagaaatatttaagctttttttttttttttgtacttttgaaagaaaaataatcataaatgatcgaggagaaaaaaaaaagaagaaaaaaaaacacctttaaaattgaaaaaaggctTAAATTATGCATCATATGTATGAATTGAATTTATGTattgaaatgcttaaattttgtatcatatgATTGggagaattagaaattttatattcatacgTATGAATTATcctaaataagaaattattgcatGTTGAAAATGGTATatgattgcttttatttttatatgttgtaAAATTGTCTTATTAATGagcaataactaattttaaataataattataacattcgaattttttgtaatacttcataaaaataatcgCATCTCGAAATTCCATCCGTGgaggtcttttttttttagttctgcaCTTTACTTCTGTATGTacatacgataattcaaaagggACAAGCTAGATAGGAGAAAGTTAGACATCTTAACACtaaaaaaccatattttttatcaagttttagATGAGATGCATTTGTCGGAAGCCTTTCATAATTCCAATGTAAATGgacgaaataactcaaaaacacctAGATCTAAGTAGATAACACTTGAAATATAGTTTTGTTGACAGAATTTCAAATCTgcttgaaattttaagcaatatctGTCGACGGAAAGTCTGTTTGCCTGTCCTGGTGTATGTGTGTGCAATAAAATAGGTGTTAGTGAAATGAGCATTTGTATGTAATATTAAAACCATAATTGTAAGTCTGTGTTTTGGACTAAAGGAAGAGATATCGTTCCTTAATGCATAAACATCCTGAAGGCAAGTCAAATCGGGAAGAGAACATTCTCGCCGGTCAAACATGTTACTCTTCGAGTTATGCTTCTTCAAAGTGCTTCGTTAATAGCTAAGATTACTGCATACTTAAATTATGTTTCAAAGGAAAATGAAACAGAATCCTCAATGAATTCATTGTGCAGTCTGAGAAGGAGTTCTAGTGGTGTAGCAGCTATGTTTCCATTTAATTTCAGTCGCCCTTCACCCTGtaatatttgcatacatttttcaaaacagtgcacttaaaaatttttcacaatttcctTAATATCTCAAATAcgaaacaaaaaatttcttagtaCATTGAAAAAAACTTGACTTATACGTAGAGCGAATTCCCAACAAATTTAATTCCTCCATTTGTAAGATTCAGAATAAAAAGTGAGTGCTTCTCATTGGTtggattttcttgaaaaatgcaaCAGGAATgtgatatatatttacaaaagctGAAGTGGACATTATTTATGTTGCATACTTGAGTTGACAATACATGTATTGTGACTTGTGTCCATTCTCTCTCTGACTGTCCGATCAAGTTACAGAAATTCAATGGGAAAAGATGAGTTCTGTGCAGATCCCACTCTTTATAGCACCAGGGCTTGTTTGTCTTGTTCAACCGCATCTGGTGTGAATTTTTGACGCAGTTCCTTTAGAGACCTGACAACACATGCGTTGCAAGTTCAGTTTAGAGAGAGAAGAGAAAATTGTTCAAACATAGCtatattgcttcaaaaattaatgtttattgatttttaaaaaaattgcatttttttttgtttcaacatgcaattatattaaaattattatagaagatattatcatatcaaaaagcaaaataaaaaaataaaaaaaaaccattgtgaTGCAAATTCATGTTGCTAAATCCAAGTAcataatttcaagtttaaaaataaacgacATTACACATAAATTGATATGAAAGATTTGAAGTTATAAGTATTTGTTACTctaatcttttacttttttcttccTAGGCTCCGATGCAGAATTGATTAAATGTTATCGACAAACATAGCAAAGCAAAGATTGTGGGCTGAATGATTAGCAAAACAATTTCCTTAAATCATCAAAgcttttatctgtttattttttttaaaaaaaaatgtatttcttgacttttaagaatatttttaataatcatgaatttatatcattttatcctgttatgtgtaaatatatttttacaaaaatgaaatcttgTACTATTTTATCTCTCAATCAGATCATTGCTTTTTCGTTTATAGTAAGAGGAACTTATTCAGaactaaccgcctttggcaaCAGCTTGTTCTcatagattattgattttttagttgttaaatgatttatatagAAGGcatgtgtgtttttaaaaattcaccttGTTGtttaatatgactaaaaaactgaaattcaatgGAATGAatttactatgaattataaaatgtatatattacgaaataaaaacggaaTCCTACTGTGAAGTTGATAATTGGCAAAAGCATGCAAATTTAATGGATACGAGTTTTAATTCcttcatatcatttaaaaatattgtatcagATCAATTGTGCATCAtattggttttaaaaaactattaaaattaagggaaaattgtgcagaaaaaaaaatcatatcattgaaaagataattttttgaactttaagataatacaaagaccattttttggaaaataattgttttggtaTTATTTGGTAATAATtgttttcttgatttcttttatatcttcttttctctGACTGAACACATTATTTGGTAACTTGGCTAATCATCTGcagaaaatttcttataatattttgcaactccaATAATTTACTAAGTGAAGCATTAAATTCAATGCAactgttaaaacatttttgaaacttgaaaatatgaaatgggATGTATAGCAACAATAGTTATTATCCTGTGTcatgattaaaataaagtttaatgaaGTAGTATGAAATTCGTACGATGATTTGTTTAAACTGTATGCTAAAGCTATGTACTTTAGCATACagtagctttatatatatatatatatatatatatatatatatatatatatatatatatatatatatatatatatatatatatatatatatatatatatatatatataaaatatgtgtgtgtaatgatattttaaaattcaattttaagcctaattaatttcctaatttttagtttaatttatcccatattaacttcattctaaaatattctcttatttcctgatccaatacttttttatttaattaattcaacacgaattctaaaattgctgaagttGACAAGtttccacactccgagtgaagggattaaaaattgtcaactgaagcaaattctttttaaaagatccctataattcccttacttaaatcgacacatgtaaagaaatccgtatcaaaatctcataatatatAAACACTGCGAAAAATATGTTGGGCCTTTTTCGCTTCCTTTTGCTGCGCTTTGAACGGACGTGTTTTGTCCGTGCTTCTTGTGCATAAATTATGCcacccgggatggaataaaagtgaactttaaaattacaatagtctctctctctctctctctctctctctctctctagctACAAAACTTctcaaaaattatgtgtttacgtgtatataattttgatttgaatttagcccatataaaatttattctaaaatagtcGCTTATTTCTGCtccaatttccacttttttatttaattataaagctgctaattcagcaggttctcatgctccaagtgaagggataaaattttttaatgtttgcaatattcttttaaaaaggcCTAAAATACCCTTGCATAAATCGActcgtgtcaaagaaatccctgtaaaaatcattgaaggaaaaatttcggtctcttttgtTCTTCTGCTGTTGTATCGCGATATAGACTGACACATCTTCTATGATCGTTTCGTGTACAAATCTTGTACCAAAGACTTGAATTCCTGGTGATGCTGTGCTGGATTAGTTAATAACGCGACATTTGTATGAAGATCCAAAGAAACTGGAACTCTGACCGACTTGCGATTCCTTTGGTTAACAACACTTTCTTTGCATCCTTAG
It encodes:
- the LOC129964248 gene encoding uncharacterized protein LOC129964248, with translation MLLDDSIELDYYNYSASAEPLPMNWDLDLSKIWIPSSLLPNRRKQMSANENKSFVSHTLVKPDYSNTFSVYADECLQYHESQTSSAVPYKISHHNLKNNDIDKLHAPLALPSSQNTVKWNEKSDTENKKEISQGPSVNNTKLKDFLRNSQHDDSVIRNAARCGKKTSDTYLEQKIRGKPSLEDLTHRMAEILSEDEPFKENWHHEDVINTNAGATAPILDSIPPSAKDSLEELYFSDEDENEFDIEEYKLGNVEIKFPVNEHTHNIHINNSYIQELPSECFVNNLQGLELTKNSSDKIVRQPYEEIEKIPSEEQKVTFDQREKHELKEIESVDHTKDFVQKLPNSEGEWQDTTEQVVEYLPVAYKRPPLKEHVNKMKPQKEKKKAKKGKINIPLEDLFQKEETDRFKIPEVDEFYENLVRQGKCKPRNQVANRDEYPFVNLSEKLITNSIEFSTKNSPDKLQHLFWDSAQVNLSNEPQFISPDKCIRKEEKGEKHELDVSLDTLIIDNIPLNVSKENIESFVLGFGELKNLTIEHCGKFQRAKLQMDAICDVDWIIDCLNDSQPFGSSDAELIKCYRQT